From Xylocopilactobacillus apis, a single genomic window includes:
- a CDS encoding Ppx/GppA family phosphatase: MTQTLAILDLGSNSIRTTITEYDNEGNFQVFERLQEMVRISKGMGKEKTIKPEALDRAMKALASFKEVYDKYKNLKIIAVATAAVRQAANQKEFLEQFKKVMGFSLKVISGYEEAEYDFYGVIGTLPVNDGVIIDTGGASTEIILVQKGALKERVSIPLGAVNISESFLDGDPITSASLFRASVELSSILNNLPWLKEAVNYPIIAIGGSNRTLAKIRKNELNQTELPIHGYHMNRQNVDDIIYELLNKTNEERQNIKGLAKERSQIIIGGLLPIRLIMEKIDCEQIIFSQSGAREGILFKEIETQTKKSIQTTDISNMTIDEI; encoded by the coding sequence ATGACACAAACGCTCGCAATTTTGGATTTGGGCTCAAACTCAATCCGCACGACAATCACAGAATATGATAACGAAGGAAATTTCCAAGTTTTCGAACGACTCCAGGAAATGGTTAGGATCTCTAAAGGCATGGGAAAAGAAAAGACTATTAAACCTGAAGCCTTGGATCGCGCTATGAAAGCATTAGCTTCATTTAAGGAAGTTTACGACAAATACAAAAATCTCAAAATAATTGCCGTGGCAACAGCTGCAGTTCGTCAGGCTGCTAACCAAAAAGAATTTCTTGAACAATTTAAAAAAGTAATGGGATTTTCGTTAAAAGTTATCAGCGGCTATGAAGAAGCTGAATATGATTTTTACGGCGTCATTGGAACCCTGCCGGTTAATGATGGAGTTATTATTGATACGGGAGGTGCTTCTACCGAAATTATTCTAGTACAAAAAGGCGCCTTAAAAGAACGCGTCAGCATTCCGCTGGGAGCTGTCAATATTTCAGAATCGTTTTTAGATGGAGATCCGATCACTTCTGCTTCTTTATTCAGGGCTTCAGTTGAATTATCCAGCATTTTAAACAACCTCCCTTGGCTTAAAGAAGCTGTTAATTATCCAATTATTGCAATCGGCGGCTCAAATCGAACCCTTGCCAAAATTAGAAAAAATGAACTTAATCAAACTGAGCTGCCCATTCACGGCTACCATATGAACCGCCAAAACGTTGATGACATCATTTACGAACTATTGAATAAAACAAACGAAGAACGCCAAAATATTAAAGGCCTTGCTAAAGAACGTTCACAAATTATTATCGGTGGACTTCTGCCAATCAGATTAATTATGGAAAAAATTGATTGTGAACAAATTATTTTTTCTCAGTCTGGGGCTCGTGAAGGGATTCTTTTTAAAGAAATTGAGACTCAAACTAAGAAGTCAATCCAAACAACTGATATCTCTAACATGACAATTGATGAAATTTAG
- the ppk1 gene encoding polyphosphate kinase 1, with product MADTLLRQHDFMNREISWLSFNDRILDLADSPRIPLLERANFLKITQSNLDEWYMIRVANLIREVNSGDKHPDKSGMAPNTQLNQVRKLVKKQLKRQNKIWTKLKNCFENLGIKILDYQKLTDDEKSYADSYFETTISPLIEIELLPKDLPWPEMENGDMYFIVDMVSSSDQTKHIFAHFKLPSLERLLKFKDQSNQFILLEQIIKAHYQDIISTKFKGRFLAQSIYLYRILKDMDIRSLPKDSDNTEQAVEIAIEKREASPVIFLAMDANAPSKVLKTLTHALSVNPLNTFHISGDWDYDFISPLCKKITDNNQINTEKLHFKRHSPHHLSELEDEHIFEQIQKKDYLLHHPYDSYDAITNFFQQAAVNPSVTEIYITIYRTSKNSPIVKALADAAKNGKTVHALIEVKARFDEEHNIEIADYLRGTGVNVYTSFPDLKIHSKMALVVIEEGDQKIELAHLATGNYNEITAKSYTDFSFFTSQKKYCTDIKRIFKFIEGKKELPSKLNKLVIAPNMLRSKLQHEIKRTIKKNQEGEKSEIWIKCNSFSDYKIIKELYKASSKGVRIHLLIRGLTTAIPLLPNVSRHLHIHSIVGRLLEHSRIYIFKTGGSFRCFLSSADMMPRNLDRRIETLFPIEDEELKKRIYKIFERMWDDRTQSYTKKSDGSYTKRISNKNAQKYLPIQEQFLIEAEKGK from the coding sequence CCAAGAATTCCGCTCTTGGAGCGCGCAAATTTCCTTAAAATTACCCAATCAAACCTCGACGAGTGGTATATGATCAGAGTTGCAAATTTAATTAGAGAAGTTAATTCCGGCGATAAACATCCTGATAAATCAGGAATGGCCCCAAATACTCAGTTAAACCAAGTTCGTAAACTAGTTAAAAAGCAGCTCAAAAGGCAAAATAAAATTTGGACTAAACTTAAAAATTGTTTTGAAAATCTTGGGATAAAAATTCTCGATTATCAAAAATTAACTGACGACGAAAAATCTTACGCCGACAGCTACTTTGAAACAACAATCAGCCCGCTGATTGAAATCGAACTTCTCCCCAAAGATCTCCCTTGGCCGGAAATGGAAAATGGCGATATGTATTTTATCGTTGATATGGTCAGCTCTAGTGACCAAACAAAACATATCTTTGCCCATTTTAAACTTCCGTCTCTTGAAAGGCTTCTTAAATTCAAAGATCAGTCAAATCAATTCATTTTACTTGAACAAATTATCAAAGCTCACTATCAAGACATAATTTCGACTAAATTTAAAGGGCGCTTTTTAGCCCAAAGTATTTATCTTTACCGGATTTTAAAAGACATGGATATCAGATCTTTACCGAAGGACTCTGATAATACCGAACAAGCGGTAGAAATTGCAATTGAAAAGCGGGAGGCTTCTCCTGTTATCTTCCTAGCAATGGACGCTAATGCTCCAAGCAAGGTTTTAAAAACTTTGACCCATGCTCTTTCGGTCAATCCTCTTAACACTTTTCATATCTCTGGGGACTGGGATTATGACTTTATTAGTCCATTATGTAAAAAAATTACTGACAATAATCAGATTAACACTGAAAAATTGCATTTTAAGAGACACTCTCCTCACCATTTATCAGAATTGGAAGATGAACATATTTTTGAACAAATTCAAAAGAAAGATTATCTCCTTCATCATCCATATGACAGTTACGATGCAATTACTAATTTCTTTCAACAGGCAGCCGTCAACCCATCAGTTACTGAAATTTACATCACAATTTATCGCACATCAAAAAACTCTCCTATCGTCAAAGCTTTAGCAGATGCCGCTAAAAATGGTAAAACCGTCCATGCTTTAATTGAAGTAAAAGCAAGATTTGATGAAGAACACAACATTGAAATTGCAGATTACTTGAGAGGGACTGGCGTTAATGTTTATACCAGTTTTCCTGATCTCAAGATTCACAGCAAAATGGCTCTAGTTGTTATTGAAGAGGGAGATCAAAAAATTGAGCTGGCTCATCTTGCTACCGGAAATTATAATGAAATCACCGCTAAATCATATACTGATTTCAGTTTTTTTACTTCCCAAAAGAAGTATTGCACTGATATTAAAAGGATCTTTAAATTTATTGAAGGAAAAAAGGAACTTCCTTCTAAACTTAATAAGCTTGTCATTGCCCCTAATATGCTGCGTTCAAAACTTCAACATGAAATAAAAAGAACTATTAAGAAAAATCAAGAAGGCGAAAAATCGGAAATTTGGATTAAGTGTAATTCTTTTTCCGACTATAAAATCATCAAAGAATTATATAAAGCCAGTTCAAAAGGAGTGCGAATTCATTTATTAATTCGAGGACTAACTACAGCAATTCCGCTTCTTCCTAATGTAAGCCGACATCTTCACATTCATTCGATTGTTGGAAGGCTGTTGGAACATTCCCGTATTTATATTTTTAAAACGGGAGGCTCTTTTAGATGCTTTCTTTCTTCTGCCGATATGATGCCAAGAAATCTGGATCGAAGAATTGAAACTCTCTTTCCAATTGAAGATGAAGAATTAAAAAAGAGAATTTACAAAATATTTGAACGCATGTGGGATGACCGTACCCAAAGCTACACCAAAAAGTCTGACGGAAGCTATACCAAACGGATATCTAACAAAAATGCTCAAAAATATCTTCCAATCCAGGAACAATTTTTAATTGAAGCAGAAAAAGGAAAATAA
- the deoC gene encoding deoxyribose-phosphate aldolase, whose product MKTYKLNDFTKLIDVTNLNNCTTYPDLEKVCDEAKQNEFNSIIVHSGQVKFCADYLENSEVKVGAAVSFPHGQVSIPTKAFETEDVISNGAKEVEYVVNLTEFKAGHDDYVKTEMNVVWSLCQTWDIVGKVIINSNHLSKEEIERIAKIALEVKITAIKTDLGDKQLEDVRLIKNLVGDEIKIEATDPMASLEDTILLLEAGADRLSTANGVKILDEAKEKL is encoded by the coding sequence ATGAAAACATATAAACTCAACGACTTTACAAAACTCATTGATGTTACAAACTTGAATAATTGTACAACTTATCCTGATCTAGAAAAAGTCTGCGATGAAGCCAAACAAAATGAATTTAATTCAATTATTGTACACTCAGGGCAAGTTAAATTCTGTGCCGATTATTTAGAAAATAGTGAGGTCAAAGTCGGAGCAGCGGTTAGTTTTCCACATGGTCAAGTGAGTATTCCAACCAAAGCTTTTGAAACCGAAGATGTGATTTCAAACGGGGCAAAAGAAGTTGAATATGTTGTTAATTTAACGGAATTTAAAGCAGGGCATGATGACTACGTCAAAACAGAGATGAATGTAGTTTGGTCTCTCTGTCAAACGTGGGATATTGTAGGAAAAGTCATCATAAATAGCAACCACCTATCTAAAGAAGAAATTGAACGAATAGCAAAAATTGCGTTAGAAGTGAAAATAACAGCTATTAAAACTGATTTAGGTGATAAACAGCTAGAAGATGTGAGGCTGATAAAAAATTTAGTTGGTGATGAAATTAAGATCGAAGCAACTGATCCCATGGCTTCACTAGAAGATACGATTTTATTGCTTGAAGCTGGCGCTGATCGACTTAGTACAGCTAATGGAGTAAAAATTTTAGATGAAGCAAAAGAGAAATTATAG
- a CDS encoding prepilin peptidase, protein MIFLNYFLGASIGSFFCLIYERTNKNLSIITPRSHCDYCGHVLGILDLIPSVSYLLFGRRCRYCHQKYNSHSFQVELYLGLSFLLLYFNFYWQVLIVELVLSYCYLTDLGEMKIFTWMPIILTLLLLPTQYLKVGESLILIFIVGTISLFTQGMGIGDLLLLFPISLVLGIEKALELILISCLLILALYWKISPKKKIAFVPYLTWGFLIIQILTLVSG, encoded by the coding sequence ATGATTTTTCTTAATTATTTTTTGGGAGCCTCAATCGGCTCCTTTTTTTGTCTAATCTATGAAAGAACCAACAAAAATTTATCAATTATAACACCTCGGTCACATTGTGATTACTGCGGCCATGTTTTGGGAATTTTAGACCTAATTCCAAGTGTTAGTTATCTGCTGTTTGGCAGGCGATGCCGTTATTGCCATCAAAAATATAACTCACATTCTTTTCAAGTTGAGTTGTATTTAGGTCTTTCATTTTTGCTTCTTTATTTTAATTTTTATTGGCAGGTTTTAATAGTTGAGCTGGTTTTGAGTTACTGCTATTTAACAGACCTCGGTGAAATGAAGATTTTCACTTGGATGCCGATAATTTTGACATTATTACTGCTGCCAACCCAATATTTAAAAGTTGGTGAAAGCTTGATTTTAATTTTTATAGTTGGGACAATAAGCTTATTTACTCAAGGAATGGGAATTGGTGATCTTTTACTATTATTTCCCATTTCCTTAGTTTTAGGTATAGAAAAAGCTTTAGAGCTAATATTAATTTCCTGTCTTTTGATTTTGGCGTTATATTGGAAAATTAGTCCAAAAAAGAAAATTGCCTTTGTTCCCTATTTAACTTGGGGTTTTCTAATCATCCAGATTTTAACTCTTGTAAGCGGTTGA